A single window of Patescibacteria group bacterium DNA harbors:
- the ligA gene encoding NAD-dependent DNA ligase LigA, giving the protein MNKKEAKERIEKLKKEIDYHRFLYHVEDKQEITDAAHDSLKNELQKLEEENPEFITPDSPTQRVGGQPLEKFEKIKHSKPMMSIFDSFTENEMFEWEERLKKIIGPSSKKIEYFCELKMDGLAASLVYVGGKLTKGATRGDGVVGEDVTANLKTIEAIPLSLRKINLSDIEKIGIEKNKAQTILKAIESGTIGLRGEVIMTKKVFDELNKKYKKEGKNIFVNPRNAAAGTIRQLNPKIVSERNLDFFVYSLLLGEDNLLDNHEQEHELASILGFKVLSQNKIEKSLSEVIKFHHYWDDHRNGLPFECDGIVVKVNNLHLWPVLGHIGKGPRYYMAYKFSAEQVTTKVLDVVWQIGRTGTLTPIASVEPVFVGGVTVSHSTLHNMDEIKRLGLKVGDTVILERAGDVIPKVVKVLDNLRDGTEKVISRPKKCPICESNVEKASGEVAYRCTNKNCYAVNIRRLMHFVSKGALDIEGLGPSIIEQLVSGGLIKDISDFYNLKKEDLLLLERFAEKSADNLLKSIEGKKNVDLAKFLIGLGIRHVGEETAIFLATKLKVKSRKLKDLIKLVQEYGAEDLEKMEDVGPIVARSMFEWFRDEHNLAILERLESHGVQIIIEDNLAKQENSKFLDKTFVLTGAMSKLTRDEAKAKIRELGGSISSSVSKKTDFVVAGVEAGSKLEKAKNLGVKILNEEEFLDIVKG; this is encoded by the coding sequence ATGAACAAAAAAGAAGCTAAAGAAAGAATTGAAAAGTTAAAAAAAGAAATCGATTATCATCGATTTCTTTATCATGTGGAAGACAAGCAAGAAATAACTGATGCCGCTCATGATAGCTTGAAAAATGAACTTCAAAAGCTTGAAGAAGAAAATCCAGAATTTATAACTCCAGATTCACCAACTCAAAGAGTCGGAGGGCAACCTTTGGAGAAGTTTGAGAAAATAAAACATTCCAAACCCATGATGTCAATTTTTGATTCATTTACTGAAAATGAAATGTTTGAATGGGAGGAAAGGTTAAAGAAAATAATTGGCCCTAGCTCAAAGAAGATAGAATATTTTTGTGAATTAAAAATGGATGGTCTCGCGGCTAGCCTTGTTTATGTTGGGGGCAAACTCACCAAGGGAGCCACAAGAGGTGATGGGGTTGTTGGCGAGGATGTAACTGCAAATTTAAAAACGATAGAAGCCATTCCTCTCTCTCTGAGAAAGATAAATCTTTCGGATATTGAAAAAATTGGCATTGAAAAAAATAAAGCACAAACAATATTAAAAGCAATAGAGTCGGGGACCATAGGACTAAGAGGAGAGGTTATTATGACAAAAAAGGTTTTCGATGAACTTAATAAAAAATACAAGAAAGAAGGGAAAAATATTTTTGTTAATCCTAGGAATGCAGCCGCAGGGACAATTAGGCAGCTTAATCCAAAAATAGTTTCTGAGAGAAATCTAGATTTTTTTGTTTATAGTCTTTTGCTTGGAGAAGATAATTTATTGGACAATCACGAACAAGAGCATGAACTGGCTAGCATTTTAGGATTTAAAGTTTTATCACAAAACAAAATTGAAAAGAGCCTGAGCGAAGTTATAAAGTTTCATCATTATTGGGATGATCATAGAAATGGCTTGCCCTTTGAATGTGATGGCATTGTTGTGAAAGTTAACAATCTTCATCTCTGGCCCGTCCTTGGGCATATTGGTAAAGGCCCCAGATATTATATGGCCTACAAGTTTTCCGCCGAACAAGTCACAACAAAAGTTCTTGATGTTGTTTGGCAAATTGGTCGGACCGGAACTCTTACCCCGATTGCAAGTGTTGAGCCAGTTTTTGTTGGCGGAGTAACAGTTAGTCATTCCACTCTTCACAATATGGATGAGATAAAAAGACTTGGTTTAAAAGTTGGTGATACGGTTATTCTAGAACGAGCAGGAGATGTTATTCCCAAAGTTGTAAAAGTCCTAGACAATCTTCGTGATGGAACGGAAAAAGTAATAAGTAGACCGAAGAAATGTCCGATATGTGAAAGTAATGTTGAAAAAGCTTCAGGAGAGGTTGCCTACAGATGTACCAATAAAAATTGTTATGCTGTGAATATTCGAAGGTTAATGCATTTTGTTTCAAAAGGAGCTCTTGATATTGAAGGTCTCGGACCAAGCATAATTGAACAATTAGTGTCAGGGGGTTTAATAAAAGATATAAGTGATTTTTATAATTTGAAGAAAGAAGATTTGCTGTTGCTGGAAAGATTCGCTGAGAAATCAGCTGATAATTTGCTTAAATCAATTGAAGGGAAAAAGAACGTAGATTTAGCAAAGTTCTTGATTGGTCTCGGGATAAGGCATGTGGGAGAGGAAACAGCGATTTTTCTTGCTACTAAGTTAAAAGTTAAAAGTAGAAAGTTAAAAGATTTAATAAAATTAGTTCAAGAATATGGTGCAGAAGATTTGGAAAAAATGGAAGATGTTGGCCCAATTGTAGCTAGGAGTATGTTTGAATGGTTTCGGGATGAACATAATTTGGCTATTTTGGAACGATTAGAAAGTCATGGGGTTCAGATAATTATTGAAGATAATTTAGCTAAGCAGGAAAATAGTAAATTTTTAGATAAAACCTTTGTTTTAACGGGAGCAATGTCAAAATTGACAAGAGACGAGGCAAAAGCTAAAATAAGAGAGCTGGGAGGCTCTATTTCCTCTTCTGTTAGCAAAAAAACAGATTTTGTAGTTGCTGGAGTAGAGGCGGGGAGTAAACTAGAAAAAGCCAAAAATCTAGGTGTAAAAATATTAAATGAAGAAGAATTTTTAGATATTGTTAAAGGCTAG
- a CDS encoding prepilin-type N-terminal cleavage/methylation domain-containing protein translates to MIKNIIKNERGYSLLEMIVAIAIFAVVFLMITSIYLSMIESQKSVIATQNIQESMKFVFEMVSKEIRTAVKSEDSCAATLGLTADIIAPATVPNKIFNIDSTTFPGYHVLYFMNRKEECVSYAIGNNGDVDSWTIRRVKGLDDEEMFVTPNEISLENLYFNVWDDEIGAFHSRQPSVTLKVDVETSKGREIHKQKTTLQTTITSRYYE, encoded by the coding sequence ATGATAAAAAATATTATTAAAAATGAAAGGGGGTATTCTCTACTGGAAATGATAGTGGCTATTGCCATATTTGCGGTCGTTTTTTTAATGATAACAAGTATTTATCTGTCAATGATTGAGTCTCAAAAAAGCGTTATAGCGACTCAGAATATTCAAGAAAGTATGAAATTTGTTTTTGAGATGGTAAGTAAAGAAATAAGAACAGCAGTGAAAAGTGAAGACTCTTGTGCAGCGACCCTTGGGTTGACTGCCGATATTATTGCTCCAGCAACTGTACCAAATAAAATTTTTAATATAGATTCTACAACATTTCCTGGCTATCATGTTCTCTATTTTATGAATAGAAAAGAAGAGTGTGTTTCATATGCTATTGGAAATAATGGCGATGTAGATAGTTGGACAATTAGAAGAGTAAAAGGATTGGATGATGAAGAGATGTTCGTGACTCCCAATGAGATAAGTTTGGAGAATTTATATTTCAATGTCTGGGATGATGAGATTGGTGCTTTTCATTCAAGGCAACCCTCAGTGACATTAAAGGTGGATGTTGAAACAAGCAAGGGAAGAGAAATTCATAAACAAAAAACAACTTTGCAGACGACAATAACTTCAAGATATTATGAATAA
- a CDS encoding type II secretion system protein, giving the protein MLTNISKKIFLFPPSNKRGFSLMEIIVVLAMFSFGLVGISSLMLMTMRAESLNAGYLKASLFAQEGLELVRGYRDENWLNSSLPDWDDNFGGTDRTFTIYYGDSITTNDVASINDSDTILRYNGNFYDHVAGGAPSTYRRLITVSDCTPSSSDCWEVESRVNWVTSGKSNDYIAKTLLYNWR; this is encoded by the coding sequence ATGTTGACTAATATTTCTAAAAAAATATTCTTATTCCCCCCCTCAAACAAAAGAGGTTTTTCTCTTATGGAAATTATTGTTGTTTTGGCTATGTTCTCTTTTGGCTTAGTTGGAATATCATCTCTTATGCTCATGACTATGCGAGCGGAATCATTAAATGCTGGTTATCTAAAGGCGTCCTTGTTTGCTCAAGAGGGCCTAGAACTGGTTCGGGGTTACAGAGATGAGAATTGGCTCAATTCATCCCTTCCTGATTGGGATGATAATTTTGGAGGGACTGATAGAACTTTTACTATTTACTATGGTGACAGTATCACGACCAATGATGTGGCCTCAATCAATGACTCTGACACCATTCTGAGATATAATGGTAATTTTTATGACCATGTAGCAGGAGGGGCACCTTCGACTTATAGAAGATTAATAACTGTAAGTGATTGCACTCCCTCTAGTTCAGATTGTTGGGAGGTTGAGTCTAGGGTCAATTGGGTGACTTCTGGAAAATCGAATGACTATATCGCAAAAACATTATTATATAATTGGAGATAA
- the gatC gene encoding Asp-tRNA(Asn)/Glu-tRNA(Gln) amidotransferase subunit GatC encodes MKLEKKDIEHIAKLARLELSEAEFIQYGDQLSDILGYIDQLQEVDTSQVEPTAQVTGLLNGLREDKDEQWLNDEREDALSQAPELENHQVKVKRVL; translated from the coding sequence ATGAAATTAGAGAAAAAAGATATAGAACATATTGCAAAATTAGCTCGTCTTGAGTTAAGCGAAGCAGAATTTATACAGTATGGTGATCAATTGTCAGATATTCTAGGTTATATTGACCAGCTTCAGGAAGTCGATACAAGTCAAGTCGAGCCAACTGCTCAAGTGACAGGACTTTTAAATGGACTAAGAGAAGACAAAGATGAACAATGGCTTAATGACGAAAGAGAGGATGCTTTGAGCCAAGCACCTGAGTTAGAAAATCATCAAGTGAAGGTAAAGAGAGTACTATAG
- a CDS encoding glycosyltransferase has translation MDIKFSIIMASYNNANFARDAIESVLAQSYQNWELLIVDDASNDRSAVIIREYLGDKRIKFFQNKKNLGVGATKRKCAEMATGDIFAVLDIDDVLDKNALLTMEREYRENPEVDFVYSDTYECDENLAVKRVLPWVGELESGKTNLHTFKVCQLRTFKKVLYKKTEGYNPELKSAVDKDIIYKLEEKGRLKYIKIPLYYYRIHQNGISKTPDVNLKNLGRLSGVLAERNAYRRRKKSGFCNLTRKEMSVKLLDGLSPAIRLKKIILFFELFFYSIYLYPFNLKRYRIFINNIIKK, from the coding sequence ATGGATATAAAATTTTCTATTATAATGGCAAGCTATAATAATGCCAATTTTGCGCGAGATGCTATAGAAAGTGTCTTGGCACAAAGTTATCAGAATTGGGAGTTATTGATTGTTGATGATGCTTCAAACGATAGGTCTGCTGTAATAATTAGAGAATATTTAGGAGATAAAAGAATAAAGTTTTTTCAAAATAAAAAAAATCTTGGAGTCGGGGCAACAAAAAGAAAATGTGCTGAAATGGCTACCGGGGATATCTTTGCAGTTTTGGATATTGATGATGTTTTAGATAAGAACGCATTACTTACCATGGAAAGAGAATACAGAGAGAACCCGGAGGTTGATTTTGTATATAGCGATACTTATGAATGCGATGAAAATTTAGCTGTTAAAAGGGTTCTACCATGGGTCGGTGAGCTTGAGAGTGGGAAAACAAACTTACATACTTTCAAAGTTTGCCAGCTAAGAACTTTTAAGAAAGTATTATATAAAAAAACAGAAGGTTATAATCCTGAGCTTAAATCAGCTGTCGATAAAGATATTATATATAAACTAGAAGAAAAAGGTAGGTTAAAATATATAAAAATTCCCTTATATTATTATAGAATTCATCAAAATGGTATCTCAAAAACTCCTGATGTTAATTTGAAAAACCTAGGGAGACTTTCTGGAGTTTTAGCTGAAAGGAATGCTTACAGGAGGAGAAAAAAAAGTGGATTTTGCAATTTAACGAGAAAAGAGATGTCCGTAAAACTGTTAGATGGGTTAAGTCCAGCTATAAGGCTAAAGAAAATTATTTTATTTTTTGAGCTATTTTTTTATTCAATTTACTTATATCCGTTTAATCTTAAAAGGTACAGAATATTTATAAATAACATAATAAAAAAATGA
- a CDS encoding glycosyltransferase family 2 protein, with protein sequence MKISVIIPNWNGKNFLGDCLDSLRKVNFDNFDTIIVDNGSLDGSLDLISNNYPEVILVKNSENLGFSAACNQGIKYAFDNGAEAALLLNNDTVVDPDFITKMVEALEDDKVGIVGSKIYYYDEPKKIWFAGGRYIWWRVSGQHKLWMRDENKVLIGEEEADFITGCSMLIRKEVLEDIGYLFEPYFLTVEDLDFSILAKKAGWKIKVALDSMIWHKVSFSRDGEFSFSNGYYGTRNRLYFAFKRINNYIGGFFLLFIVVPIRIIQWTIQGKNKMVYGMILGVRDFLLGKMGKYK encoded by the coding sequence ATGAAAATATCAGTAATAATTCCTAATTGGAATGGAAAAAATTTTTTAGGAGATTGTCTTGATTCACTAAGAAAAGTTAATTTTGACAATTTTGATACAATTATTGTTGACAATGGTTCCTTGGATGGTTCTCTCGATTTAATAAGTAATAATTATCCAGAAGTTATTTTAGTCAAGAATAGTGAAAATTTAGGTTTTTCTGCAGCTTGCAATCAGGGAATAAAATATGCATTTGATAATGGAGCAGAAGCAGCTCTCTTGTTGAATAACGATACAGTAGTAGACCCTGATTTTATAACCAAAATGGTTGAGGCTCTAGAAGATGATAAAGTCGGGATAGTTGGTTCTAAAATATACTACTATGACGAACCAAAAAAGATTTGGTTTGCTGGGGGGAGATATATTTGGTGGAGAGTTTCTGGGCAACATAAGCTATGGATGAGAGATGAAAATAAAGTTTTAATTGGGGAAGAGGAAGCAGACTTTATAACTGGCTGTTCAATGCTAATAAGAAAAGAAGTCCTTGAAGACATCGGTTACTTATTTGAGCCATATTTTTTGACGGTTGAAGATTTAGATTTCTCTATTTTAGCAAAAAAAGCTGGCTGGAAGATAAAAGTAGCTCTTGATTCAATGATTTGGCACAAAGTAAGTTTTTCAAGAGATGGGGAATTTTCTTTTTCAAACGGATATTATGGAACTAGAAATAGATTATATTTTGCTTTTAAGAGAATTAATAATTATATAGGCGGTTTTTTTCTATTATTTATAGTTGTCCCGATTAGAATTATTCAGTGGACGATTCAAGGGAAAAATAAAATGGTATATGGTATGATATTGGGAGTGAGAGATTTTTTGCTTGGTAAAATGGGTAAATATAAATAA
- a CDS encoding glycosyltransferase family 2 protein: MAKELKFSIILANYNNAAFISEAIESVLEQTFVHWELVIIDDCSFDDSFSVIEKYLNDDRITFFKNTSNVGYAASLKRGVELSSGDVVVILDSDDALINSSLEELDKAYKKNKNIGFVYSTCYNCDEHLNIVEINPWIGEIKDGSTNLHEIKVGHIKSFKKDAYYKTAGFDIKQKKSVDRDIIYKLEEVTGFYFINKPLYKYRIHTGGISQKKNAVEAKLYNLRNKLNSFKRRKKNNLSKKEITSILIDILPYYLKKRNWGKFKYYLTEIFKIYPYNFKAWLIFLFRIVKFPFAKIFKKIWI; the protein is encoded by the coding sequence AATTATTTTAGCAAATTACAATAATGCTGCTTTTATTTCAGAGGCCATAGAGTCAGTTCTTGAACAGACCTTCGTGCACTGGGAACTAGTTATAATTGATGACTGCTCTTTTGACGATTCTTTTTCTGTTATTGAAAAATATTTAAATGATGATAGAATAACATTTTTTAAAAATACTTCCAACGTTGGTTATGCCGCCTCTCTAAAAAGAGGGGTGGAGCTCTCTAGCGGTGATGTTGTCGTTATTCTTGATTCTGATGATGCACTAATTAATTCTTCCCTGGAAGAACTGGATAAAGCCTATAAAAAAAACAAAAATATTGGGTTTGTTTATTCTACTTGTTATAACTGTGATGAGCATTTAAATATTGTAGAAATTAATCCCTGGATTGGTGAGATTAAAGATGGCAGCACAAATTTGCATGAGATTAAAGTAGGACATATAAAATCTTTTAAAAAAGACGCCTACTATAAAACTGCTGGATTTGATATTAAGCAAAAAAAATCAGTCGATAGGGATATTATATATAAATTAGAAGAAGTGACAGGCTTTTATTTTATCAATAAACCCTTGTATAAATACAGAATACATACCGGAGGTATATCTCAGAAAAAAAATGCAGTAGAAGCAAAATTATATAACTTAAGAAATAAACTCAACTCTTTTAAAAGAAGAAAAAAAAATAATTTATCAAAAAAAGAGATAACAAGTATTTTGATTGATATTCTTCCATATTATTTGAAGAAGAGAAATTGGGGAAAATTTAAATATTATTTAACAGAAATATTTAAAATTTATCCATACAATTTTAAAGCATGGTTAATTTTTTTGTTTAGGATTGTTAAATTCCCATTTGCAAAAATATTTAAAAAGATATGGATATAA
- a CDS encoding prepilin-type N-terminal cleavage/methylation domain-containing protein: MNIFKNSNGFTLIELIVSIAIIGLISGIMVANYRQGGSSEELNIATQNLVSEIRKAQGYALSYKEYAGSISDVGGWGIRLTDDTAGNPENFILFFDLSNSGKSDILPTNEVFVNKVIGKNVHVSDISDGTDHSSYFWAIFYPPDPIIMLRGSDHPTDGSFVFGATDSAIEVTITLEHSRGATKSIILNKFGLVDVD, translated from the coding sequence ATGAATATATTTAAAAACAGCAACGGTTTTACTCTAATTGAACTTATAGTTTCTATTGCTATTATTGGTCTTATATCTGGTATAATGGTCGCTAATTATCGCCAAGGAGGATCATCTGAAGAGCTTAATATCGCCACTCAGAATCTTGTTAGTGAAATAAGAAAAGCTCAGGGATATGCTTTGAGCTATAAGGAATATGCTGGGAGCATTTCTGATGTAGGAGGGTGGGGAATAAGGCTCACAGATGATACTGCTGGCAACCCAGAGAATTTTATCTTATTTTTTGATCTCAGTAATTCTGGAAAATCAGATATATTACCAACGAATGAAGTTTTTGTTAATAAGGTTATTGGGAAAAATGTACATGTTTCAGATATTAGTGATGGGACAGATCACTCCAGCTACTTCTGGGCAATTTTTTATCCTCCTGATCCAATAATTATGCTAAGAGGGAGTGATCACCCAACAGACGGGAGCTTTGTTTTTGGAGCCACTGATAGCGCTATTGAAGTAACAATAACCTTGGAGCACTCCAGGGGTGCTACAAAATCTATTATATTAAATAAATTTGGCCTTGTTGATGTTGACTAA
- a CDS encoding prepilin peptidase: protein MTYLILFYILTLGLIIGSFLNALLYRLHEGETIMGRSYCPKCKKQIAWYDNIPVFSFIFLRGKCRKCHEKISWQYPAVEFITGILFLYAFWNIFEFRILNFDIAYFLSTFNFHLLTLARDLFFISIMIIIFIYDLKWYLILDRVTLPAIAIIFGINLFLGLSWTNLLIGAFIGGGFFLAQFIVSRGRWIGGGDIRLGLLMGVMFSWPMILLAILLAYLIGSVISIFLVVFGMKKWGSEVPLGIFLTTASIITLFWGNQILSWYIALL, encoded by the coding sequence ATGACATATTTAATACTATTCTACATTTTAACTCTCGGCCTTATTATCGGTTCTTTTTTGAATGCATTGCTTTATCGTTTACATGAAGGGGAAACTATAATGGGTCGCTCTTATTGCCCGAAATGCAAAAAACAGATTGCTTGGTATGACAATATTCCAGTTTTTAGTTTTATATTTTTGAGAGGCAAGTGCCGAAAATGTCATGAAAAAATCAGTTGGCAATATCCAGCGGTTGAATTTATAACTGGGATATTGTTTTTATATGCATTTTGGAATATTTTTGAATTTCGAATTTTGAATTTCGATATAGCCTATTTTCTTTCTACTTTTAACTTTCATCTTTTAACTCTCGCTCGCGATTTATTTTTTATCTCAATCATGATTATCATTTTTATCTATGACTTAAAGTGGTATTTGATTCTAGATAGAGTTACCTTGCCGGCCATTGCAATAATATTTGGGATTAATTTATTTCTTGGCTTGTCTTGGACAAATCTTCTAATTGGGGCATTTATTGGTGGGGGATTTTTCTTGGCTCAGTTCATTGTTTCGAGGGGTCGCTGGATTGGGGGAGGGGATATTCGTCTTGGTTTGTTGATGGGTGTGATGTTTTCTTGGCCCATGATTTTACTTGCCATCCTTTTGGCCTATCTTATTGGTTCAGTTATTTCTATTTTCTTGGTTGTTTTTGGGATGAAAAAGTGGGGGTCGGAAGTCCCTCTTGGGATATTTTTGACGACAGCTTCAATTATAACTCTTTTTTGGGGTAATCAAATACTTAGTTGGTATATTGCTTTGTTGTAA
- a CDS encoding four helix bundle protein codes for MTYHEKLRIRMDEYAHLVYGFTKNFPKDEIYGITSQLRRSSLSVVLNYIEGYARRKGDNCKVYKNFLEISYGSLKESKYLLHFCLVEKYLQKSDYEKALVLSEEIGAMVYKIIK; via the coding sequence ATGACATATCATGAAAAACTAAGAATTAGAATGGATGAATATGCTCATTTGGTTTATGGATTTACTAAAAATTTTCCTAAAGATGAAATTTACGGGATTACATCTCAATTAAGAAGATCATCTTTGTCGGTTGTTCTCAACTACATTGAGGGCTATGCTAGGAGGAAAGGTGATAATTGTAAAGTTTATAAAAATTTCTTAGAAATATCTTACGGATCCCTAAAGGAATCAAAATATTTACTGCATTTCTGTCTAGTAGAAAAGTATTTACAAAAGAGTGATTATGAAAAAGCACTAGTATTGTCAGAAGAGATAGGGGCTATGGTATATAAAATAATAAAATAA
- the gatA gene encoding Asp-tRNA(Asn)/Glu-tRNA(Gln) amidotransferase subunit GatA, with amino-acid sequence MLNELSLTQAQTKLKSREITSVELVTACLDRIKKEDGKIKALITVLEKEALEEASIADEKIAKGEWTELLGIPFIAKDNILTKGVKTTASSKILEKYIAPYDATIIKKLKEAGAILLAKSNLDEFAHGASTENSAFGTTHNPWDLTRVPGGSSGGSAAAVASDMCVFALGTDTGGSVRCPASFCGVVGLKPTYGRASRFGLIAMTSSTDVPGPLTKTVEDAAIVQEIISGIDKNDLTTVDEKIDKYSEELSKDIKGLKIGLPKEYFEEGMEGDVAEALNNSIEKLKELGAEFVDISLPHTKYAVPVYYIITPSEISSNLARFDGIRYGLSEQNGNDLFEIYSKSRGRGFGPEAKRRIMLGTYALSAGYYDAYYLKAQKVRTLIKNEMDEALKKVDVILTPTSPHTAFKIGEQSNDPLKMYLEDIYVTSASLAGLPAVSVPCGFSEGLPIGMQLIGARFDEKTILRVAGNFEKNYNITKPEISF; translated from the coding sequence ATGTTAAATGAACTTAGCTTAACTCAAGCGCAAACTAAACTAAAAAGCAGAGAAATAACTTCTGTTGAATTAGTGACCGCTTGTCTTGATAGGATAAAAAAAGAAGACGGAAAAATAAAGGCCCTTATTACTGTTTTGGAAAAAGAGGCTTTAGAGGAAGCTAGCATTGCCGATGAAAAAATAGCGAAAGGTGAATGGACAGAACTTTTGGGTATTCCATTTATTGCAAAAGACAATATTCTAACAAAAGGAGTGAAAACAACTGCTTCATCAAAAATATTAGAAAAATATATTGCTCCGTATGATGCAACGATTATAAAAAAACTCAAGGAAGCAGGGGCAATTTTGCTAGCCAAATCAAATCTAGATGAGTTTGCTCATGGGGCTTCAACAGAAAACTCTGCTTTTGGGACCACTCACAATCCATGGGATTTAACACGAGTTCCAGGTGGATCTTCTGGTGGCTCAGCAGCTGCCGTGGCTTCTGACATGTGCGTATTTGCACTAGGAACAGACACCGGAGGTTCAGTTCGCTGTCCAGCATCTTTTTGCGGTGTAGTTGGATTGAAACCAACCTATGGGAGAGCTTCACGTTTTGGGCTTATTGCAATGACTAGTTCTACTGACGTTCCGGGACCTCTCACAAAAACAGTCGAAGACGCTGCTATTGTTCAGGAAATTATTTCTGGAATAGATAAAAATGATTTAACAACAGTAGACGAAAAAATAGATAAGTATAGCGAAGAATTGTCAAAAGACATTAAAGGATTAAAAATCGGCCTACCAAAAGAATATTTTGAAGAAGGAATGGAAGGGGATGTTGCAGAAGCGCTAAACAATTCTATTGAAAAACTAAAAGAGCTAGGAGCAGAATTTGTTGATATTAGTTTGCCTCACACAAAATATGCTGTTCCTGTTTATTATATTATAACTCCTTCGGAAATAAGTTCGAATCTCGCTCGTTTTGACGGCATTCGATACGGCCTATCTGAGCAAAATGGAAATGATTTGTTTGAAATATATTCAAAAAGCAGGGGTAGGGGTTTTGGGCCAGAAGCAAAGAGAAGGATAATGCTTGGAACATATGCTTTGTCGGCCGGCTATTACGATGCTTATTATTTGAAAGCTCAAAAAGTCAGAACATTAATTAAGAATGAAATGGATGAGGCTTTAAAAAAAGTAGATGTTATTCTTACCCCAACTTCACCTCATACAGCTTTTAAGATAGGGGAGCAATCAAATGATCCACTCAAAATGTATTTGGAAGATATTTACGTGACGAGTGCATCATTGGCTGGTTTGCCAGCTGTATCGGTTCCATGTGGTTTTTCGGAAGGGCTTCCCATAGGGATGCAATTGATTGGTGCTAGGTTTGATGAAAAAACAATTTTGAGAGTTGCGGGGAATTTTGAGAAGAATTATAATATCACAAAACCAGAAATTAGTTTTTAA